The Gossypium hirsutum isolate 1008001.06 unplaced genomic scaffold, Gossypium_hirsutum_v2.1 scaffold_715, whole genome shotgun sequence DNA window TATGCCACATGTAGCAATGTTAACTacaaacattaactttttcatccattgCAGGTGATTAGCAGGAAGTAAGTTAAGATTTAAAGagacaaaaaattaataaaatactaaaataatttttttattaaaattaaaattaaaaaattatatatctataattaattaataataccaATTTCAGTAACTCTTAGTActcatataaataatataaatacacaAATAGATTATGAATAAATGTAAAGGTGGTCATGTTTTTTCCACTGTTCTTATCGGTTATAGCTcattagttttataaaaaaaacaatttaaaaatattttcatataatatttataattattctattaatttaaagtgaactattttttatattttaatatcatcATGATTACAactcaatatataatattactctgtcaatatatttttatttaacttatttaattcaaattttaagtatGTATTCCtatacaaaatcaaatatttgaaatgtgaaacagTATTAAAATCCCGATTATAACATATCAACAAAGATAAGATTCACTGTTCTGTCCTTATtcaatatatgtgaaaatatgggAAATTCTCATGTGAATGCTTATTactatataattataataatatattatttttatttttattaattaaatcttaacttagataaataattaaatagcttgaaaaagataattaattttagatattattttaatgaaactgacagattagaaaataataatatatactttCAACGTGCGGAAGAAAAGGAAagttaataacaaaatttaaaaaaacaaaaaaaaagaagaaggaattgATGCTTTAATGTATATAAAGCGTTTTAAGCTATAGACATTTTCCACAATCACTGAAACAAACCAAAGAAAGTTTCAATGGCAACCCTCAAAGTTCCAGTTCACGTTCCTTCTCCTTCTGAGGATGCTGAGCAACTTCGGAAAGCTTTTGAAGGTCCTTTTATTCTTTAGTTCTATACTTACTAAGTTGAATCATTCATCTATCTTTCCATGTTTTGTTCTTGACTTGTTTgagttgatgtttgatggtatagcattgtattgaattatggggtttttttttatgtatttgattGATCTGCTTTTTTTTCTTGGGTGGTTTCATATTTTGTCATCATCTCCTTCGCTATGATCTTTGAAAATCGTTCATAAAGGCTTTCTTGAAGTTGTTCATCTGGAAATGGATTCCAGATCTGATCTGTCAGTGTTGGATCACCATCTGATCTGCATTTTTTAAATGGAAGATCAAGATTACTTTGGTTATATGTCTCTGGACATCAGAGTTTGCCCTTATAATTTGTAGATCAATGAATGTTATCTGCTATTTGTATGCTTAATTGCTTATATTGAAGGACCGTCATCTTTTTCTCAATCTGCATTTGATGGGGTAataaatagtattttaatttgtgCTATTTTGGAGTAATAGATATTGTATCATACAATCAACAGATACTCCCTGTTACGTTTGTTTTAATTGCTGAAAGAACAAGCTATGACGATGAACTGTTTCCGATATTCTTTGGCAGGCTGGGGTACGAACGAGCAATTGATTATCGACATATTGGCTCACAGGAATGCAGCACAGCGCAATTCAATTCGGAAAGTTTATGGTGAAGCTTATGGGGAAGATCTTCTCAAGTGTTTGGAGAAGGAACTTACAAGTGATTTCGAGGTCAAATTTCGACATACATTTTGATGTCTGGCATtggacatttttttttttgtaatagttCGAATATTACGTTTTCTTTAACTTATTGAGATTTTTGTTCTGCTTTGACATTCTACAGCGGGCTGTGCTGCTTTTTACGTTGGACCCTGCAGAGCGAGATGCTCATCTGGCTAATGAAGCTACAAAGAAGTTCACATCAAGCAATTGGATTCTCATGGAGATAGCTTGCAGTAGGTCTTCGCATGAACTACTCAATGTGAAAAAGGCGTATCATGCTCGTTATAAGAAATCCCTTGAAGAAGATGTTGCTCACCACACTACCGGAGAGTACCGCAAGGTTCCGGCTTGACTTTCTTTGCCATGCTTTTATCGTTCTCGAGTTGAATGCCTACATAAGATTTATAAAGTGTTTTTATTTCACTTGCTTGGTGCAGCTTTTGGTCCCTCTTGTTAGTGCATTCCGATATGAGGGAGAGGAGGTGAACATGACATTGGCAAAATCTGAGGCTAAGATACTTCATGATAAAATCTCGGACAAGCATTATACCGATGAGAGGTGATTAGGATTGTATCAACAAGGAGTAAGGCACAGCTCAATGCAACTCTCAACCATTACAATACCTCATTCGGCAATGCTATCAACAAGGTAGATGATAAACAATAAACGATGGTCATTTTTCTCGACGAAATATGTAAATCCTTTTACTATGTTCGAATCAAACTAATGATGAAATACGGGTTTGCAGGATTTGAAGGCTGATCCCAGTGATGAATTCCTCAAATTACTAAGAGCTGTGATCAAGTGCTTGACCACCCCAGAGCAATATTTCGAGAAGGTTCTACGTCAAGCCATCAATAAGTTGGGATCCGATGAATGGGCTCTTACCCGAGTCGTCACAACTCGTGCAGAGGTCGACATGGTACGTATTAAGGAGGCATATCAACGAAGAAACAGCATCCCTCTCGAACAAGCAATTGCTAAAGATACTTCGGGTGACTATGAGAAGTTTCTTCTTGCCTTGATCGGAGCTGGAGATGCATGAACCGTCTTCGGTATTAAGTTCCTCTGTATGAATGTCTAGTTTGCCTTATCCGCTATGACTTAATAATTTATGCTTGGTTTTCATCGTTTTCATTATCTAAAGCATTGCTTGCTTCCATGATAGAACATTCAAAATAAAATGATTGAGTTCGTTTACAGGTATTTTTTCGATTTGTTTGAGTTCAATTTCGGATTCAATCATTGTTTGCCCATGATTTGAGCTCCATTGTTAGTGATACTCGGTAAAACTCTATacaatatttcttaaaatttttattattcaaacatttttttgttatttcaagaaagagaatttgaaaaattatttttcaaaatgtaCTTTTCCCCCTATTTTTAGCCTTTAgagttaataaattatttctaacgTCATATAtcatgatgatatttttattataccaaaaaaattttaaaaataaatatacccAAAGTTGATATGAATGTTTTTTTAATACCAGAAAATTAGAAAGTTAGTACCACATGTATAGAAACAAGCTTACACTACATACGGACACATTATGTGACTAAACAATGTTATTTGACgggttttttatattaataaaaaagtaattattaAAATGAGTGGAAAGCAAATTATTTACGAGGATGAATGATCGTTTTGAATAGTAAAAGATGATGTCGCCAAAAATAGCAccacttataaaaataatattttaata harbors:
- the LOC121227002 gene encoding LOW QUALITY PROTEIN: annexin D2-like (The sequence of the model RefSeq protein was modified relative to this genomic sequence to represent the inferred CDS: inserted 1 base in 1 codon), producing the protein MATLKVPVHVPSPSEDAEQLRKAFEGWGTNEQLIIDILAHRNAAQRNSIRKVYGEAYGEDLLKCLEKELTSDFERAVLLFTLDPAERDAHLANEATKKFTSSNWILMEIACSRSSHELLNVKKAYHARYKKSLEEDVAHHTTGEYRKLLVPLVSAFRYEGEEVNMTLAKSEAKILHDKISDKHYTDEXVIRIVSTRSKAQLNATLNHYNTSFGNAINKDLKADPSDEFLKLLRAVIKCLTTPEQYFEKVLRQAINKLGSDEWALTRVVTTRAEVDMVRIKEAYQRRNSIPLEQAIAKDTSGDYEKFLLALIGAGDA